CGATCTCCATCACGTCGAGGCCAGCCCCCGCGATCTTGCCCTTCTGAAGGACGTCGATCAGGGCCGCCTCGTCGATGATCGGGCCGCGCGCCGTGTTCACGATGTAGGCGGACGGCTTCATTAAGTTCAGCAGGCGCGCGTTGACCAGCCCACGGGTGTCCTTGTTCAGGAACGTGTGGACCGAGACCACGTCGGACTGCTGGAACAGCTCCTCGATGCTGACCAGCTTGACGCCCATCGAGTCCGCGACTTCCTGTGGGATGAACGGGTCGTGCGCGATGATGGTGAAGCCGAACGGCTTCGCCCGGTCAGCCACCATCCGCGCGATGTTGCCGAAGCCCAGGAGGCCCAGCGTCATCGTGGAGAGGCGGCGCATCGGGGAGGCGAGCTGGCGGGCGCGCGCGCCGCCGGCCCACTCGCCCGAGCGGACCAGGATGTCCATCGTGCGGAGCCGGCGGATCACGCCGAGGATCAGGGCCATCGCGTGGTCGGCCACCTCGATGACGAAGGTGTCCGGCACGTTCGCCACGAGCATGCCGTACTCGTTGGCGGCGTCCACGTCGATGTCGTCGTAGCCGACGTACGGGCGGAACACGAAGCGGACGCGGCGCATCGCCTCGAAGGCGTCGCCGTTGCCGCCCGGGCCGGCCAGCACGACCATGTCGGCGTCGGCGACCTCGTCCGGCACCTTGCCGTCGTCGCCGCGAATCGTCGAGAGGATCGGCTCGACGCCGCCCTCCTTCAGCGCGTTGAGGGTGGTCGGGTCAATGCCCATCCCCGGCCGGCTGCAGTAGACAACCTTGCCGGGCTTCCCCCAGCCGCTTGGATCCCATCGGTCGAGCTTGCTCATTGCGCTCTCCTCTGCTCTTGGCCCCGTCAGCGTGGGCCGTTGTGGCATCTGCGTGGCCGGATGATCTCACTCCCTGACCCCCTCTCCGCGCCGGAGAGGGGGAAAGCGGAGCGCCTGCGCCCGCTCCCTACCAGGAGCAGCCCAGGTATCGCGTTCGCGGCCCACATCGTCGCCTGACCGTCCCCGATTGTAGCGAGGATCGATGGCACGGCGTCGGGCGCGGGCGTCAGCGCCGCATCCGCGTCCCGCGGGGCGTGCGGACGGACGCCTCCCCTCAAGACGCGGCGTCCACCAGCGCGCCCCCGTCGCGGAGCGCCGCCTGCAGCCGGCCGATCTCGACGTCGCGCGGGGCCACCTGCTGCTGCACGGCGTGCGCCGCCGCCACGCCGGCCGCCTCGCCCATCACCCAGCACTCGGGGATCTCCCGCAGCGGGTTGTGGGACTGGTTGTCGCAGCTCAAGTTGCGGCCTGCCACCAGCATGCCGTCCACGTCGCGAGGCACGAGGCTCCCGTAGGCGATCTCCAGCGTCGGCATGGCCGGCGTCAGCCCCGGGCACAGCCCGATGCTGTCCTCGTGGCGGCCGTCCTGCTTCCAGTGCTCCATCGTC
This genomic interval from Chloroflexota bacterium contains the following:
- a CDS encoding C-terminal binding protein; amino-acid sequence: MSKLDRWDPSGWGKPGKVVYCSRPGMGIDPTTLNALKEGGVEPILSTIRGDDGKVPDEVADADMVVLAGPGGNGDAFEAMRRVRFVFRPYVGYDDIDVDAANEYGMLVANVPDTFVIEVADHAMALILGVIRRLRTMDILVRSGEWAGGARARQLASPMRRLSTMTLGLLGFGNIARMVADRAKPFGFTIIAHDPFIPQEVADSMGVKLVSIEELFQQSDVVSVHTFLNKDTRGLVNARLLNLMKPSAYIVNTARGPIIDEAALIDVLQKGKIAGAGLDVMEIEPLPADSPLNSLENVILAPHLASFSDEGVHLHQLRVAKIIIDVANGKLPERKIVINKGFYDELIARPELADVEKA